A region from the Tachyglossus aculeatus isolate mTacAcu1 chromosome Y4, mTacAcu1.pri, whole genome shotgun sequence genome encodes:
- the FLAD1 gene encoding FAD synthase isoform X3, with protein MATGSPPSDPPTAAIVIVGDEILEGLTQDTNSFFMCRTLRGLGVRVGRVSVVPDDVAAVAAEVAALAPRFTHVLTAGGAGPGRDDVTREAVARAFGDPLVAHPGLAAAAGPPGLAPASARLHPGPAGRPFRLPLVSVRNVYLFPGPPRLLRRALEGLAPLFRPAGPPRHLRQLYVAADEAQVAPAVAAARRGLAPGVALAAYPDRSSNYYRVLLALDGESEAALEEADGRLRALLPPGAVVPYEPDAVERAGEAVYRLAESGSPLGTKVAASLRIVEEALARHSPAQLCVGFNGGKDCTALLHLVHAAFQRKQPGASEPLQVLYIRLVSPFPELEQFLEDTARRSSALHTVSAQ; from the exons ATGGCGACGGGGAGCCCCCCGAGCGATCCCCCCACCGCCGCCATCGTCATCGTGGGCGATGAGATCCTGGAG ggCCTGACGCAGGACACCAACAGCTTCTTCATGTGCCGGACGCTGCGGGGCCTGGGGGTCCGCGTGGGCCGGGTCTCGGTGGTCCCCGACGACGTGGCGGCGGTGGCGGCCGAGGTGGCGGCCCTGGCCCCGCGCTTCACCCACGTGCTGACGGCCGGCGGGGCCGGCCCCGGGCGGGACGACGTGACCCGCGAGGCGGTGGCCCGGGCCTTCGGGGACCCGCTGGTGGCCCACCCGGGCCTGGCAGCCGCCGCGGGGCCGCCGGGCCTCGCACCCGCCTCCGCCCGCCTCCACCccggcccggccggccggcccttcCGCTTGCCGCTGGTCAGCGTGCGCAACGTCTACCTCTTCCCCGGCCCGCCCCGGCTGCTGCGGCGGGCGCTGGAGGGGCTGGCACCCCTGTTCCGCCCCGCGGGCCCCCCCCGCCACCTGCGCCAGCTCTACGTGGCGGCCGACGAGGCCCAGGTCGCGCCCGCCGTGGCGGCCGCCCGGCGCGGCCTGGCCCCCGGCGTGGCCCTCGCCGCCTACCCGGACCGGAGCAGCAACTACTACCGGGTGCTCCTGGCCCTGGACGGCGAGTCGGAGGCCGCGCTGGAGGAGGCGGACGGGCGCCTGCGGGCCCTGCTGCCCCCGGGCGCCGTGGTGCCCTACGAGCCCGACGCCGTGGAGCGGGCCGGAGAGGCCGTCTACCGCCTGGCGGAGTCCG GGAGCCCGCTGGGGACGAAGGTGGCCGCGTCCCTGCGCATCGTGGAGGAGGCCTTGGCCCGCCACAGCCCGGCCCAGCTCTGCGTGGGCTTCAACGGCGGCAAGGACTGCACCGCCCTGCTCCACCTGGTCCACGCCGCCTTCCAGAG gAAGCAGCCCGGAGCCTCCGAGCCCCTGCAGGTCCTCTACATCCGCCTCGTCTCGCCGTTCCCGGAGCTCGAGCAGTTCCTGGAGGACACGGCTCGCAG
- the FLAD1 gene encoding FAD synthase isoform X4, producing the protein MATGSPPSDPPTAAIVIVGDEILEGLTQDTNSFFMCRTLRGLGVRVGRVSVVPDDVAAVAAEVAALAPRFTHVLTAGGAGPGRDDVTREAVARAFGDPLVAHPGLAAAAGPPGLAPASARLHPGPAGRPFRLPLVSVRNVYLFPGPPRLLRRALEGLAPLFRPAGPPRHLRQLYVAADEAQVAPAVAAARRGLAPGVALAAYPDRSSNYYRVLLALDGESEAALEEADGRLRALLPPGAVVPYEPDAVERAGEAVYRLAESGSPLGTKVAASLRIVEEALARHSPAQLCVGFNGGKDCTALLHLVHAAFQRKQPGASEPLQVLYIRLVSPFPELEQFLEDTARRSSALYTVSAQ; encoded by the exons ATGGCGACGGGGAGCCCCCCGAGCGATCCCCCCACCGCCGCCATCGTCATCGTGGGCGATGAGATCCTGGAG ggCCTGACGCAGGACACCAACAGCTTCTTCATGTGCCGGACGCTGCGGGGCCTGGGGGTCCGCGTGGGCCGGGTCTCGGTGGTCCCCGACGACGTGGCGGCGGTGGCGGCCGAGGTGGCGGCCCTGGCCCCGCGCTTCACCCACGTGCTGACGGCCGGCGGGGCCGGCCCCGGGCGGGACGACGTGACCCGCGAGGCGGTGGCCCGGGCCTTCGGGGACCCGCTGGTGGCCCACCCGGGCCTGGCAGCCGCCGCGGGGCCGCCGGGCCTCGCACCCGCCTCCGCCCGCCTCCACCccggcccggccggccggcccttcCGCTTGCCGCTGGTCAGCGTGCGCAACGTCTACCTCTTCCCCGGCCCGCCCCGGCTGCTGCGGCGGGCGCTGGAGGGGCTGGCACCCCTGTTCCGCCCCGCGGGCCCCCCCCGCCACCTGCGCCAGCTCTACGTGGCGGCCGACGAGGCCCAGGTCGCGCCCGCCGTGGCGGCCGCCCGGCGCGGCCTGGCCCCCGGCGTGGCCCTCGCCGCCTACCCGGACCGGAGCAGCAACTACTACCGGGTGCTCCTGGCCCTGGACGGCGAGTCGGAGGCCGCGCTGGAGGAGGCGGACGGGCGCCTGCGGGCCCTGCTGCCCCCGGGCGCCGTGGTGCCCTACGAGCCCGACGCCGTGGAGCGGGCCGGAGAGGCCGTCTACCGCCTGGCGGAGTCCG GGAGCCCGCTGGGGACGAAGGTGGCCGCGTCCCTGCGCATCGTGGAGGAGGCCTTGGCCCGCCACAGCCCGGCCCAGCTCTGCGTGGGCTTCAACGGCGGCAAGGACTGCACCGCCCTGCTCCACCTGGTCCACGCCGCCTTCCAGAG gAAGCAGCCCGGAGCCTCCGAGCCCCTGCAGGTCCTCTACATCCGCCTCGTCTCGCCGTTCCCGGAGCTCGAGCAGTTCCTGGAGGACACGGCTCGCAG